In Fluviicola taffensis DSM 16823, the following are encoded in one genomic region:
- a CDS encoding ABC transporter ATP-binding protein: MKSLSYLNKYFFKYRWRLLLGILFIVINNYFAAKIPVMVGESIDILKGEKESTLGQSLFWTAISLAGLIILFNIIKGFFLFLTRQTLIVMSRYIEFDLKNEIFEKYQQLDYSFYKRQSTGDLMNRISEDVSQVRQYLGPGIMYTVNLIALFPFNLYQMLKINTELALYALAPLPVMAVLIYLVSNRMNRLSKEVQQEQSRLSTLAQESFSGIRVIKAYIQEKHARKNFETSSNSYLHKTMKLVRTNALFMPTISLLIGTSTLLTIYMGGLIIFGKTSNLKPGEILTFILIIYNLTWPFASIGWVTSINQRAAASQERINEFLKTEPAIKNPSKEPIEPFQEIVFKDTSFKYREDLPNVLSNINFKLKPGETLGIIGKTGSGKSTLLQLIVRQLDPTSGEILYNSEKLSAINLSEFRKNSAIVPQDVFLFSDTIYNNIAFGVLEDEEVSEERIVEAAKNAHVLHNVEAFSDKFETLLGERGVNLSGGQKQRVSIARALIRKPQILLLDDCLSAVDTETEEIILGNLKRLNQEHQTTSVIVSHRISSLRNANYILVLEDGKIVEEGKPENLLRKAGLYRELYDKQLMEEPNVFED; encoded by the coding sequence ATGAAGTCTCTAAGCTATTTAAACAAATATTTCTTCAAATACCGTTGGCGTTTGCTACTTGGTATCCTCTTTATCGTAATTAACAACTACTTCGCTGCGAAAATTCCTGTTATGGTCGGCGAATCCATTGATATTCTAAAAGGAGAAAAAGAATCTACTTTGGGTCAAAGCCTATTTTGGACAGCAATTAGCCTTGCTGGACTCATCATACTTTTTAACATAATTAAGGGATTTTTCTTATTTCTGACCCGTCAAACACTCATTGTGATGTCGCGCTACATTGAATTCGATTTGAAAAATGAGATTTTTGAGAAATACCAACAACTAGATTACAGCTTCTATAAAAGACAATCTACCGGAGATTTAATGAATCGTATTTCGGAGGATGTTTCTCAAGTGCGTCAATACCTTGGACCAGGAATTATGTACACGGTAAATTTGATTGCTCTCTTCCCTTTCAACTTATATCAAATGTTGAAGATCAATACAGAATTGGCTCTTTACGCTCTGGCTCCTCTTCCGGTTATGGCAGTTCTTATTTATCTGGTATCCAACAGAATGAATCGATTAAGTAAAGAAGTTCAACAAGAACAATCACGTTTAAGTACTTTGGCACAAGAAAGTTTTTCAGGAATTCGAGTAATTAAGGCTTACATTCAAGAAAAGCACGCTCGGAAGAATTTTGAAACAAGTTCGAATTCTTATTTGCACAAAACCATGAAATTGGTTCGTACAAATGCCTTATTCATGCCAACCATATCCCTTCTCATTGGAACAAGTACCCTGCTAACCATCTATATGGGTGGCCTCATTATTTTCGGTAAGACAAGTAATTTGAAACCTGGAGAAATTCTCACCTTTATTCTAATCATCTACAATTTAACATGGCCATTTGCAAGTATTGGTTGGGTTACAAGTATTAATCAACGCGCAGCAGCTTCACAGGAACGAATCAATGAATTCTTGAAAACAGAACCTGCGATTAAAAATCCTTCAAAAGAGCCGATTGAACCATTTCAAGAAATCGTATTCAAAGACACCTCTTTTAAATACAGAGAGGATCTTCCGAATGTATTATCGAATATTAATTTCAAATTAAAACCAGGCGAAACACTTGGTATTATTGGAAAAACAGGCTCTGGAAAATCAACTTTATTACAATTGATTGTTCGCCAGTTGGATCCAACTTCAGGAGAGATTCTTTATAATTCAGAAAAACTGTCAGCTATTAACTTAAGCGAATTCCGAAAAAACAGTGCAATTGTTCCTCAGGATGTATTTCTTTTTTCAGATACAATCTACAACAACATCGCTTTTGGAGTATTGGAAGATGAAGAAGTCTCTGAAGAACGCATTGTAGAAGCTGCCAAAAACGCACACGTACTGCACAATGTCGAAGCATTTTCAGATAAATTCGAAACATTACTAGGAGAACGTGGAGTCAATCTTTCTGGTGGACAAAAACAACGTGTAAGCATTGCACGCGCATTGATTCGAAAGCCTCAAATTTTACTTCTAGACGATTGTTTATCGGCAGTTGATACCGAAACAGAAGAGATTATACTTGGAAATTTAAAACGTTTAAACCAAGAACATCAAACAACATCAGTGATTGTAAGTCATCGAATTTCAAGTCTTCGCAACGCGAATTACATCCTAGTTCTGGAAGATGGAAAAATTGTAGAAGAAGGAAAACCAGAAAATTTATTGCGAAAAGCTGGATTATACCGTGAATTGTACGATAAGCAATTGATGGAAGAACCGAATGTTTTTGAAGACTAA